A genomic stretch from Desulfolutivibrio sulfodismutans DSM 3696 includes:
- a CDS encoding SGNH/GDSL hydrolase family protein: protein MTRRIRLRTWFPAFCIYVTAFVVVAFFNIEKITLWAEDRIEETHSSRILRTLRSVREFYRKSPAADLMAETDHALAPFFHDTYKSTPVSGDVATTAGQAPRLEAEDPYEAVRRPTIKDLRPLDREQLLAALEGRETATPRLDLEGDMPADPAVPPTAPAAAASPEHEPVTSLTQARLEPPHKILVVGDSLAIGLALSLRRAVNEYRDVTLIEEGKVSSGLANPKYFNWENALQTFVEKYAPTMVVVMMGANDAKYINLNEKPREPGSQNKTWGEVFAMRMEAFLDIPAKRNLPVFWIGLPVMGDPTYARQAQAMNEIVRTECGKYPNCRFLDTWNLLCDPEDTYAAFLKNDKGAKVKVRANDKIHFTVAGGDILAQSFFDQASNHAIFQEKSDQTAETAAGGPAAAPTGAP from the coding sequence ATGACACGACGTATCCGCCTGCGCACCTGGTTTCCCGCTTTCTGCATCTATGTGACGGCCTTTGTGGTGGTCGCCTTTTTCAATATCGAAAAAATCACCCTGTGGGCCGAAGACCGTATCGAAGAGACCCACTCCTCACGCATCCTGCGCACCCTGCGCAGCGTGCGCGAATTCTATCGCAAATCTCCGGCCGCCGACCTGATGGCCGAGACGGACCACGCCCTGGCCCCGTTTTTTCACGACACGTACAAATCCACCCCGGTTTCAGGCGATGTCGCCACGACCGCAGGCCAGGCCCCCCGGCTGGAGGCCGAAGATCCCTACGAAGCCGTACGCCGTCCGACCATCAAAGACCTCCGCCCCCTGGACCGCGAGCAACTCCTGGCCGCCCTGGAAGGCCGGGAAACAGCAACGCCGCGCCTCGACCTGGAAGGGGACATGCCCGCCGATCCGGCCGTGCCGCCCACCGCCCCCGCCGCTGCCGCATCTCCGGAGCATGAACCCGTCACCTCTCTGACCCAGGCCCGCCTGGAACCGCCCCACAAGATCCTGGTGGTGGGCGACTCCCTGGCCATCGGCCTGGCCCTGTCCCTTCGCCGCGCCGTGAACGAATACCGGGACGTGACGCTCATCGAAGAGGGAAAGGTCTCCAGCGGTCTGGCCAACCCCAAATATTTCAATTGGGAAAACGCGCTCCAGACCTTCGTGGAGAAGTACGCCCCGACCATGGTGGTGGTCATGATGGGGGCCAATGACGCCAAATACATCAATTTGAACGAAAAGCCCCGGGAGCCCGGTTCGCAAAACAAGACCTGGGGCGAGGTCTTCGCCATGCGCATGGAGGCCTTCCTGGACATCCCGGCCAAGCGCAATCTGCCGGTGTTCTGGATCGGACTGCCGGTCATGGGCGACCCCACCTACGCCAGGCAGGCCCAGGCCATGAACGAAATCGTGCGCACGGAATGCGGCAAATATCCCAACTGCCGCTTTCTGGACACCTGGAACCTCCTGTGCGACCCCGAGGACACCTATGCCGCGTTTTTGAAAAACGACAAGGGGGCCAAGGTCAAGGTCCGGGCCAACGACAAAATCCATTTCACCGTCGCTGGCGGCGACATCCTGGCCCAGTCGTTCTTCGATCAGGCATCCAACCACGCCATCTTCCAGGAAAAATCCGATCAGACCGCTGAAACGGCGGCAGGCGGCCCGGCGGCTGCCCCCACCGGCGCCCCGTGA
- a CDS encoding 2-oxoacid:acceptor oxidoreductase family protein, translated as MKEQITLDRFEIRLSGLGGQGILTLGKLLGHALALGHGYQVTQTQSYGPEARGGSSRADLVVSSHPISYPKTERLDFLVALSQEACNSYHHLLKKTGVLLVDTGLVKQTPTNVFLGLPFTELALERVKVPQAMNTVVLGAVTFLMPFAKRDVMRKSLLANLPEKIHKVNLKAFALGYDQARRLLAQPIDLKNGEDESAAKRGDMNLTDIMVED; from the coding sequence ATGAAGGAGCAGATAACGCTTGACCGTTTCGAGATCCGCCTCTCGGGCCTGGGCGGCCAGGGCATCCTGACCCTGGGCAAGCTTCTGGGCCACGCCCTGGCCCTGGGACACGGCTATCAGGTGACCCAGACCCAAAGCTACGGCCCCGAGGCCCGGGGCGGCTCCAGCCGGGCCGATCTGGTGGTCAGTTCCCACCCCATCAGCTACCCCAAGACCGAACGCCTGGATTTTTTGGTGGCCTTAAGCCAGGAGGCCTGCAACAGCTACCATCACCTTCTGAAAAAAACAGGCGTGCTCTTGGTGGACACGGGACTGGTCAAACAGACCCCCACCAACGTCTTTTTGGGCCTGCCGTTCACCGAACTGGCCCTGGAACGGGTCAAGGTTCCCCAGGCCATGAACACCGTGGTGCTTGGTGCGGTGACGTTTCTCATGCCGTTTGCCAAGCGCGACGTGATGCGCAAAAGCCTTCTGGCCAACCTGCCGGAAAAAATCCACAAGGTGAACCTCAAGGCCTTCGCTCTGGGCTATGACCAGGCCCGGCGTCTTCTGGCGCAGCCCATCGACCTGAAAAACGGCGAGGACGAAAGCGCCGCCAAGCGCGGCGACATGAACCTGACCGACATCATGGTCGAGGATTGA
- a CDS encoding 2-oxoacid:ferredoxin oxidoreductase subunit beta, producing the protein MAEVTQLIHQYLRHNKKFPLVFCPGCGIGIVLGSLVRSVHALGIPKDDMAVVAGIGCSGRIAAYVDFNTVHATHGRALTLSTGIKMASPHLRVLTVMGDGDALSIGGNHLIHAARRNIGVTALVVNNFIYGMTGGQCSPTTPFGSYTHTSPQGQMEKSFDVVEMARAAGANGVYRGTVFHAKALDGLLQRAMSRPGFNLVEVLTPCFTQYGRGNKFRSPVEMFQWLKDHVVPREVYDKLDDKAGKIPMGIFVENDEPGLEQRHAAMRQALADKGGAGS; encoded by the coding sequence ATGGCCGAAGTCACCCAACTCATCCACCAGTACCTGCGCCACAACAAGAAGTTCCCCCTGGTCTTCTGTCCCGGCTGCGGCATCGGCATCGTCCTGGGGTCGCTGGTGCGCAGCGTCCACGCCTTAGGCATCCCCAAGGACGACATGGCCGTGGTGGCCGGCATCGGCTGCTCGGGCCGCATCGCCGCCTACGTGGACTTCAACACCGTGCACGCCACCCATGGCCGGGCGCTCACCCTGTCCACGGGCATCAAGATGGCCAGCCCGCACCTGCGGGTGCTCACGGTCATGGGCGACGGCGACGCCCTGTCCATCGGCGGCAACCATCTGATCCACGCCGCGCGCCGCAACATCGGGGTCACGGCCCTGGTCGTAAACAACTTCATCTACGGCATGACCGGCGGCCAATGCTCGCCCACCACCCCGTTTGGCTCCTACACCCACACCAGCCCCCAGGGGCAGATGGAAAAATCCTTCGACGTGGTGGAGATGGCCAGGGCCGCCGGAGCCAACGGGGTGTACCGGGGCACGGTCTTCCACGCCAAGGCCCTGGACGGGCTCTTGCAACGGGCCATGAGCCGCCCGGGATTCAATCTGGTGGAGGTCTTGACCCCGTGTTTCACCCAGTACGGCCGGGGCAACAAATTCCGCTCGCCTGTTGAGATGTTTCAGTGGCTCAAAGACCATGTGGTTCCCCGGGAGGTCTACGACAAGCTCGACGACAAGGCCGGGAAAATCCCCATGGGAATCTTTGTGGAGAACGACGAACCGGGACTGGAACAGCGCCATGCGGCCATGCGCCAGGCCCTGGCCGACAAGGGAGGGGCGGGATCATGA
- a CDS encoding ATP-grasp domain-containing protein, whose product MRLCEHASKLIFATAGIPVPPGILIRPGQSATPPFPPPWYLKSQVAAGGRGKAGGIVRIEGPQDLEAAAARLFALAIAGKKPPFLRLEPAAAIEREMYLSLAVSRARRSLALTAGRRGGMDVERDAGGSHILIQDLRLPGGPSAAQTRSAFFHLGLPYPAWPDFQALVKNLYAALTGQGLLLAEINPLVLTTDGTLLALDGKAELDDNAVALLPGADHLAVPEEVDPVEALARERGLSLIKLSGFVGLLANGAGLAMATMDRLNFSGFPAANFLDVGGAADAAGLDAALSILFDDPAVQVICINLFGGILSCEKVALALARVLDGRPPKKPIVARLAGNGAAEGLGVLHGLALDGLAVVPDMDAAMAALAGVCRQVEPAVRPGEAVAPQGSPRTGGTLRAAASRRPLAGPGRDGLPPLVPKDVAAGVRPMRIMIQGITGKTARLHAGLMAAYGAANAGQVVCGVTPFRGGQNVDGVPVYDSVRQALADHEVDISVIFVPAAHAPDAILEAALAGVPRVACITEGIPQLAMLTTLSDMAGSPTLLIGPNTPGIIVPGRFKAGIMPVDPFTPGPVAIFSRSGTLTYEAAARLSAAGIGQAAAVGMGGDPFTGLGFLELAEAVRDDPAVNAVLILGEIGGDAEERLAEYALATAYPKPVAVCVAGVSAPPGRRLGHAGAILENASGAAEKFASLRRAGFTVCADLADVAPAMARLLAGHRVL is encoded by the coding sequence ATGCGGCTTTGCGAGCATGCCAGCAAACTGATTTTCGCCACGGCGGGCATCCCCGTGCCGCCGGGTATCCTGATCCGTCCCGGGCAGTCGGCCACCCCGCCCTTCCCCCCGCCCTGGTACCTCAAATCCCAGGTGGCGGCCGGGGGCCGGGGCAAGGCCGGGGGCATCGTGCGCATCGAAGGGCCGCAGGATCTCGAGGCGGCGGCGGCGCGGCTTTTTGCCCTGGCCATCGCCGGGAAAAAGCCTCCCTTTCTGCGCCTGGAACCGGCCGCCGCCATCGAGAGGGAGATGTATCTGTCCCTGGCGGTGTCCCGCGCCCGCCGGTCCCTGGCCCTGACCGCAGGCCGACGCGGCGGGATGGACGTGGAGCGCGACGCCGGGGGGAGCCATATCCTCATCCAGGATCTGCGCCTGCCGGGCGGCCCGTCTGCGGCCCAGACGCGTTCCGCCTTTTTCCACCTGGGGCTGCCGTACCCCGCCTGGCCCGATTTTCAGGCCCTGGTCAAAAACCTCTACGCCGCCCTGACCGGCCAGGGACTGCTCCTGGCCGAGATCAACCCCCTGGTGTTGACCACGGATGGGACGCTTCTGGCCCTGGACGGCAAGGCGGAGCTCGACGACAATGCCGTGGCCCTGTTGCCCGGGGCGGATCACCTCGCGGTCCCCGAGGAGGTGGACCCGGTGGAGGCCCTGGCCCGGGAGCGGGGGCTTTCGCTGATCAAGCTGTCCGGATTCGTGGGACTGCTGGCCAACGGCGCAGGGCTTGCCATGGCCACCATGGACCGCCTCAACTTCTCCGGATTCCCCGCCGCCAACTTCCTGGACGTGGGCGGCGCGGCCGATGCGGCAGGCCTTGACGCCGCCCTGTCCATCCTTTTCGACGACCCGGCGGTGCAGGTCATCTGCATCAATCTTTTCGGCGGCATCCTGTCCTGCGAAAAAGTGGCCCTGGCCCTGGCCCGGGTGCTGGACGGCCGTCCGCCCAAAAAGCCCATCGTGGCCCGTCTGGCCGGAAACGGTGCCGCCGAAGGCCTTGGCGTCCTGCACGGGCTGGCCCTGGACGGACTGGCCGTGGTTCCGGATATGGACGCGGCCATGGCGGCGCTGGCCGGGGTGTGCCGACAGGTCGAACCCGCCGTGCGTCCCGGCGAGGCCGTGGCTCCGCAGGGTTCGCCTCGAACCGGGGGCACGCTTCGTGCCGCCGCCTCCCGGCGTCCCCTGGCCGGGCCGGGCCGGGACGGCCTGCCGCCCCTTGTGCCCAAGGATGTGGCCGCAGGCGTACGCCCCATGCGGATCATGATCCAGGGCATAACCGGCAAAACCGCCCGCCTGCATGCCGGACTCATGGCCGCCTACGGCGCGGCGAACGCCGGGCAGGTGGTGTGCGGGGTCACGCCGTTTCGGGGCGGACAAAATGTGGACGGCGTGCCGGTCTACGACAGCGTGCGACAGGCCCTGGCCGACCACGAGGTCGATATCAGCGTGATTTTCGTTCCGGCGGCCCACGCCCCGGACGCGATCCTGGAGGCCGCCCTGGCCGGGGTTCCCCGGGTGGCCTGCATCACCGAGGGCATCCCCCAGTTGGCCATGCTCACCACCCTGTCGGATATGGCGGGCAGCCCAACCCTGCTTATCGGCCCCAACACCCCGGGGATCATCGTCCCCGGGCGGTTCAAGGCCGGGATCATGCCCGTGGACCCCTTTACGCCCGGCCCGGTGGCCATCTTCTCCCGCAGCGGGACACTGACCTACGAGGCCGCGGCCCGGCTCAGCGCGGCCGGGATCGGCCAGGCCGCGGCCGTGGGCATGGGCGGCGACCCGTTCACGGGACTCGGCTTTCTGGAACTGGCCGAGGCCGTGCGGGACGATCCGGCGGTCAACGCGGTGTTGATTCTCGGGGAGATCGGCGGGGACGCCGAGGAGAGGCTGGCGGAATACGCCCTGGCCACGGCCTATCCCAAGCCCGTGGCGGTCTGTGTGGCCGGGGTGAGCGCCCCGCCCGGACGGCGGCTCGGGCATGCCGGGGCCATTTTGGAAAACGCCTCCGGCGCGGCGGAAAAGTTCGCCAGCCTACGCCGGGCGGGGTTTACGGTCTGCGCCGATCTGGCGGACGTGGCCCCGGCCATGGCCCGGCTTCTGGCCGGGCATCGCGTCCTATAG
- a CDS encoding 2-oxoacid:acceptor oxidoreductase subunit alpha, protein MSAMQRKKRTEAFLLGNEAVAEGALLAGCSFYAGYPITPSTEIMEVMARRLPHVENGVFLQMEDEIASAGAIIGASLAGRKVMTATSGPGFSLMQEQIGYACMTETPLVIVNVMRGGSSTGLPTSPGQGDVQQARWGAHGDHPIIVFSAADVRECLEMTITAFNYAEKYRTPVILLLDEITAHTREKIEIPRPGEFEVLSRLLPTMPPEWYKPYEETVRGVPPMPPIGTGYRFHVTGLTHDPLGFPTSRPDEVKAVTERMFRKIDRFFHDIQIVDHDQTEDADTLVIAYGSVARSARLAVRQAREAGVKAGLLSLKTLFPFPRPHVEKLLRTCKLVLVPEMNMGQISREVKRVNCGITTIRTINRVDGQIITPSQILKEIA, encoded by the coding sequence ATGAGCGCCATGCAGCGAAAAAAACGAACCGAGGCCTTTCTGCTCGGCAACGAGGCCGTGGCCGAAGGCGCGCTTCTGGCCGGGTGCTCGTTCTACGCGGGCTATCCCATCACCCCGTCCACGGAAATCATGGAGGTCATGGCCAGACGCCTGCCCCATGTCGAAAACGGGGTGTTTCTCCAGATGGAGGACGAGATCGCCTCGGCCGGGGCCATCATCGGCGCGTCCCTGGCCGGGCGCAAGGTCATGACCGCCACCTCCGGGCCGGGATTCTCGCTCATGCAGGAGCAGATCGGCTACGCCTGCATGACCGAAACCCCGCTGGTCATCGTCAACGTCATGCGCGGCGGCTCAAGCACCGGCCTGCCCACTTCGCCCGGCCAGGGCGACGTGCAGCAGGCCCGCTGGGGGGCCCACGGCGACCACCCCATCATCGTCTTTTCCGCCGCCGACGTGCGCGAATGCCTGGAAATGACCATCACCGCCTTCAACTACGCCGAAAAATACCGCACCCCGGTCATCCTGCTCCTTGATGAAATCACGGCCCACACCCGGGAAAAGATCGAGATCCCCCGGCCCGGCGAGTTTGAGGTCTTAAGCCGCCTGCTGCCCACCATGCCCCCGGAATGGTATAAGCCCTACGAGGAGACCGTGCGCGGCGTGCCGCCCATGCCGCCCATAGGCACGGGCTACCGGTTCCATGTCACGGGCCTGACCCACGACCCCCTGGGTTTTCCCACCTCGCGCCCGGACGAGGTCAAGGCCGTGACCGAACGCATGTTTCGCAAGATCGACCGTTTTTTCCACGACATCCAGATCGTGGACCACGACCAGACCGAGGATGCCGACACCCTGGTCATCGCCTACGGCTCCGTGGCCCGCTCGGCCCGACTGGCCGTGCGCCAGGCCCGGGAGGCCGGGGTCAAGGCCGGGCTTTTGTCCTTAAAGACCCTGTTCCCCTTCCCGCGTCCCCATGTGGAAAAGCTCCTTCGCACCTGCAAGCTGGTGCTGGTTCCGGAAATGAACATGGGGCAGATCTCGCGCGAGGTCAAAAGGGTCAACTGCGGCATCACCACCATCCGGACGATCAACCGCGTCGACGGCCAGATCATCACCCCGTCGCAAATACTCAAGGAAATCGCGTGA
- a CDS encoding SGNH/GDSL hydrolase family protein gives MRALPRPSRITILAVCLAAALAIILVIGCMRGLDTSPRQPGQSEASRPVAPPGQPDDLKPDAQAAADTSGPILASDAPPALDPSPFSPLVEPLAARLFVIFPDVRPTQTPQAEATPPQALAALPDADAGRKAMSPTSPVPPPSLEKAAAPAPEPTAAKASKTPGRTVLVVGDSFAVGIGMTLAESLRGATEIRLEQKGKTSSGLDNVKFHNWGQTLEDLLASARPDALVVMIGGNDAQNGPGTEVWADSYRQKAGDFLGIAAKKNVPVYWVALPPMRDAGLNARVKTANAAMRTACESGPNCQFIDAWNLFSDDKGEFAAEKNLGGKTVKLRGKDGVHFTMAGYRLLSDRVLDGVAQTLEISQKK, from the coding sequence ATGCGCGCGCTTCCACGTCCTTCCCGAATCACCATCCTGGCCGTCTGCCTCGCCGCCGCTCTGGCCATTATCCTGGTCATCGGCTGCATGCGGGGTCTGGACACGTCGCCCCGGCAGCCCGGCCAGTCCGAGGCGTCCCGCCCTGTCGCCCCGCCCGGACAGCCCGACGATCTGAAACCCGACGCCCAGGCTGCGGCCGACACAAGCGGGCCGATCCTGGCGTCGGACGCCCCGCCCGCCCTGGACCCTTCCCCCTTTTCCCCTCTGGTTGAGCCCCTGGCGGCCCGGCTTTTCGTCATTTTTCCCGATGTCCGGCCCACACAAACGCCCCAGGCCGAGGCGACTCCCCCCCAGGCCCTGGCCGCCCTTCCCGATGCTGACGCCGGGCGCAAGGCCATGTCCCCAACATCCCCCGTCCCGCCGCCGTCCCTGGAAAAAGCCGCGGCCCCCGCGCCGGAACCGACGGCGGCCAAAGCCTCGAAAACCCCGGGCCGCACGGTCCTGGTGGTGGGGGATTCCTTTGCCGTGGGCATCGGCATGACCTTGGCCGAATCGCTTCGCGGGGCCACGGAAATCCGGCTGGAGCAGAAGGGCAAGACCTCAAGCGGCCTGGACAACGTCAAGTTCCACAATTGGGGCCAGACGCTGGAGGATCTTTTGGCCTCGGCCCGCCCCGACGCCTTGGTGGTCATGATCGGCGGCAACGACGCCCAAAACGGTCCCGGCACCGAGGTCTGGGCCGACAGTTACCGCCAGAAGGCCGGGGATTTCCTGGGCATCGCCGCGAAAAAAAACGTCCCCGTCTACTGGGTGGCCCTGCCGCCCATGCGCGACGCAGGGCTCAACGCCCGGGTCAAGACGGCCAACGCGGCCATGCGCACGGCCTGCGAATCCGGCCCGAACTGCCAGTTCATCGACGCCTGGAATCTTTTTTCCGATGACAAGGGCGAATTTGCCGCAGAAAAAAACCTCGGCGGCAAAACCGTGAAACTGCGGGGCAAGGACGGGGTGCATTTCACCATGGCCGGGTATCGGTTGCTCAGCGACCGCGTCCTGGACGGCGTTGCTCAAACCCTGGAAATAAGTCAGAAAAAATGA
- a CDS encoding 4Fe-4S dicluster domain-containing protein, with product MTAKRKPLYTVVIYPDWCKGCGICAAFCPKKVLRIDHQGKARVDREDECINCGFCELHCPDFAIVVRPRNGMGSSFPEPIPGTAATPCAPPGAAASPPSEAAQSPEPKKA from the coding sequence ATGACCGCAAAACGAAAACCGCTGTACACTGTTGTCATCTATCCCGACTGGTGCAAGGGCTGCGGCATCTGCGCCGCGTTTTGTCCAAAAAAAGTGCTGCGCATCGACCACCAGGGCAAGGCCCGGGTGGACCGCGAAGACGAATGCATAAATTGCGGTTTTTGTGAATTGCACTGTCCGGACTTCGCCATCGTGGTCCGGCCCAGAAACGGCATGGGTTCCTCCTTCCCCGAGCCGATTCCCGGAACGGCGGCCACCCCCTGCGCCCCACCGGGCGCGGCCGCGTCGCCCCCATCGGAAGCCGCCCAATCCCCCGAACCGAAGAAAGCGTAG
- a CDS encoding helix-turn-helix domain-containing protein: protein MNEPINNPQIIRGPDGTPQYVVLPYDEYMESRERPDDEVSLPLEVVKLSLLEKWGLVRAWREHLGLTQGEVARRMGVTQPTYAGFEQPGRILRYSTRSRIARALGIEPEQLKDE, encoded by the coding sequence ATGAACGAACCTATCAATAATCCGCAGATCATCCGGGGGCCGGATGGGACACCCCAATATGTGGTGCTCCCTTACGACGAGTATATGGAGTCCCGGGAGCGGCCCGATGACGAGGTCAGCCTGCCCCTGGAGGTCGTCAAACTCTCCTTGTTGGAGAAATGGGGCCTTGTCCGGGCCTGGCGGGAGCATCTCGGATTGACCCAGGGTGAGGTCGCCCGGCGGATGGGCGTGACCCAGCCGACCTATGCCGGATTCGAACAGCCGGGGAGAATCCTTCGCTATTCGACGCGGTCCCGCATCGCCAGGGCGCTTGGCATCGAGCCCGAACAACTCAAAGACGAATGA